In Arvicanthis niloticus isolate mArvNil1 chromosome 16, mArvNil1.pat.X, whole genome shotgun sequence, the sequence GTTCTACTCAGAAGCCCATAGgactttctccaaaataaaccaccTGTCAGTACACAGGTTGAAATCATACCCTGTACTCCATCATGGGTGAAATTgaatatcaacaacaaaacaaaggatAAAAACTATTCAAGGTCATGGATACTAGACAACATACTAACAACTTTgatcaaaagaagaaatcaagaaggaaatgTAACACtccaaattaaatggaaaaaaggattaaaattatatgcaaatgattgagaaacaaagaaaacagccaTTAAAGGAAAGTTTATAGGATTATTTGCCTACATCAAAACTTGGTAAGTCTAAAATGAATAACTGTATAGGGTACCTTGAGAGGCTTAAAAGTCAAAATCACTGATTTTTCTGTGAGCATTTTGTTTtagtatgtgttttctttttattttttctgtttacattttttgagagagagagggagagagagaaagaagagataatcaaagagagacagacagaaaaaaatgggCAACAAGGATTTTTGTCTATAGAAAAATGCAAAGTACTTGGAAAGAGAGTTGTATGATAAAATTTCAATACAATAGAACACATCAATAATGTAGATAGAAAAATATAATGATTAGGGTTGAAATTACTGAAGAAGGAATGAAAAGGTAAAAGAGTCAAGCAATTAAGAAATATTGTCTCATAAGATTAAAATACTGAGAATACTTTAgcaaaattaacaaaaagaaaaaggatacaAATTAATAATAAGGGAATTTAAAAAGTTCACAGTAAAACATGCACTGAGGAAATTCATGTACTTGCAAGAATACGTTAAATTCTGGATTCCATGAAACAGGAACAACTCAATGAAATTTATAAATTTCTAGATGCAAACATCCTACTGAACTtgaatgaagattttaaaaagttttaaaaatctgcCCCTGATATATTCACGTATCCACATAGAAGCAGatgaaggggggatgggatagggtgttcctgtgtgtgtgtgggtgggcgtcaatggggaaggggataacatctgaaatgtaagtaaaatatccaataaaatacaaaacaaaaaactaaaaatcaaaacaaaacaaaaacacaaacaaaaagtaaaacaaaaataaataaaaaggcaggAGAACAGAAACATCTGATCCAATTTTGTGTTCTGCAATGTTGGAAAACAAGAGACATTTCCAAATTCTGATCTAAAGAACTAAGACAACTgaatcacaaagaaaataaaacactgatgcctttgaaaaacatagacacaaagtTTTCAATACATGTATtgcatataaaaatacaaaaacacttCAATACATTATCTACTCTAAGTCAGATTTAACTGAAAGTCATGAACATTGTAAAACATAAAGAGACTAAAGAACCAGAATCTCCTGATTGTCTCATTAAGGCACAGAAAAGTCCTTTGACAACATTCAAGATTCATCTATGACATAAGAATTCCTGCCACTATATATCCTCAGTCACACTTGTCACTAGACTTAGAGGAATGCAGCTTTGAATACTTTTATCACAAAGAAATGGTACATATTTGAGGTGATCTAGTTGCTAAACAACCTGACGTGTTCACTTTCAATAAAGATGAGCATGGAATTTCACATTTGACCAAGCAAATATGTACAATTATGTATCAATGAAAGTCTAAAGCAGATAGTGCAATACAGGATCCAATAATAAGGACTTAAGGTCTCCATATTCCTAACCTGCAAGGATAGTCTCCTgtaggcactggagagatggaggtCCTCCTCTCTGACTGAGGGGACCGTATCTTCAGCTCACATGCAGTTCTTCTTATTGCAAACTGGCTCTCTGCATTTGAAATACCTGCTTATTTTCTAATTGCTATTTACAAGTTTAATTGGCATTAGCATTTTAGTTTCAAAGGTCAACTGATTTGCTAATATTATTctatacattataaaatttgaaatgtttgaGACATCatttatgcatgtttatatgtatatgtatttcatCAAGTGTCTATGTTTATTCATCATTGATACCTGCATAGAAACATGCATGCACCTATGCCTGAGTACCTCAAGTTGGTGACTCAATTAGGGGTCAGTTATCTTTTTCAAGCATATGGGTCTTAATGACTAAATTCATTTCACAATGTGCTATACAAGCTCCAGTATCTTGCTCTTAAACCCAATGTCTAAGTAAAGGTGTTACAGCCCTGAGTTGAAAgtacttttgttttctattgacAGAGACTGAGATAAAATTCTACTTAAGCTTAAAATCATGTCCACATGACTTTAAAAAGCTAGGATAAAACTCTGAGATCATCAGAGTTATCAGCTGTGACATAGGGCACCCTGTGTCACTCAGCTCACTTCTCCTAACCGAATTAGAAGACACATCCCTGAAATAACTAAGAGAGGATAACTACTGTTGGTTGAATAGCTCTGTCCACTGGGAGGACAGATCAAAGCGAAGGATGAGGGCAGAGTCAACCAGGGCTTTAGAATATATCTTATAGATCCAGACTTAAGAATCTAGAAGTCCCTTAGGAAAGAGTTTAATAAAACTGGTGATAGATCCTCTGAATTTTTCTAGATGTCTCATAACCATGAATCAACAACAATCACATAGATTGTTCCTGagcagttgtgggtctctgtgacttTCAGTGCAGATTCTTGGAGAACAGCTCAGTTTACATGCTAATTAAACCCAGAGTGAAGCTGGCAAATGCCACCTAGGTCAGACTGTGACAAATCAGCATTGAAAAGAATTTCATGCAAACAGTTGCCATGCCCATTTTCAAGGCTAAATCAGGCTCCTCTATGTGCAGATTCTACTAGTTGTGGCTAAAGAATACAAATGGAATTTGTGGTCTCCCTTTCTATTAGTGATAAATCACAGTGGTAAGGGTAACATGTTTTGTATCTGAGAAGTACCGTGAAAGTGTATGCAGATGATCAATGGGTAGTGTCTTTGTTTATGGACCAGAGATAccaattctattaaaaataaaccaaataccAAAAATTACCAAAGTATGTATATGTCAGGACTTCTTTATTTGTAATCTTGAAATTATAGGACCCTAAAATAATGTATGTCCCTAGAATTCCCTGTGAAGTTTTATTACACCTGTAGTTATATTGCTATTGCCAGAACATTACAGACTAATATAGGGTGTGGTTCCAAATGGTCTGGGATTGTattatgaaattagaaaaattttcatttcagGTACAACTTGaacattgaattttttaaaaaatttgttgaAGTGTCAACATTGAACACTTTCCttttatgaggaatttgaatgttAGGCATTTCATTCTCAGCTGAAAACTGAGTAATGAACTATTCTTTTATCCATGTGTTGTTAGAAATTTGTGTTCTCgctttggtgatggtgttttcTCATCtaaaaggacatttaaaaaaacataagaaagctGAAAAGAATCTATCAACAAACCTGTTATGgtcttagaaagattaggaatacaaggcaCCTAACAAGTTccaataaaagcaacatacagcaagaCAGTAgttaacatcaaattaaatgaagagaaagttaaagcaattctactaaaaacAGGTAGAAGACAAGGTTGTCTGCTCTCTCCCTATAcattatagtacttgaagttctagcaagAGCAATAAGACAATAAAAGGTGATGAAgtagatacaaattggaaatgaaaaagtCAAAGTGTAACAAtgttcagatgatatgataagaGCACATATATAAATCATCCCTAAAATTCTACTAGAGAAGTTTTATAGGTGAGAAACccattcagcaaagtggctggacacAAAATTAGGACaacaaaatcagtagccttcattttacaaatgataaacaaCCTGTAAGAAAAGGTTAGAGAAACAATATCCTTCAAAAGACCCTCAAATAATATACtttgatgtaactctaaccaagcaagtgaaagagctgtatgacaagaacttcaagtctttgtagaaagaaactgaagatgatATGAGTAGATACAAAGACCCATGCGCATGTATCAGTTTGACAAATAGTGTGAAAATGGCTGTCTTAACAAAACCGATCTACAGATTTAACGCAACTGTCACCAAATTTTCAGTATAATAATTTATAGAGCCTGCAAAATCAATTTTCAACTCTATATGCAAACAACCATCCAACCCAGGATAGCTAAGACAATActgaacaatgaaagaacttgtGAAGGTATCcccatccctgacttcaatctTTACTACagggaaatagtaataaaaactgcatgatttTGCTACAGaaacaagttgatcaatggaatctaatTAAGGACACTGAGATCAACCCACCCACCTCttgtcacttgatttttgacaaggaaGCCATAATCACCGAATGGAAAAGatagagcatcttcaacaaatgctgctggtctaTGTGGCTATctgtgtagaagaatgcaaatagatccatatctatcataCAGGACAAAAGtaaagtacaagtggatcaaagacttcaacataaaactagatacactaagTTCAATAGAACAGTTAatggagaatagccttgaattcatcagtacagaagacaacttcctgaacaaaatGAATTTCAGGCATTTCAGGTCCCCCAAACAACCAGATCAAGTGCTATACCTGAGGTTGTTCAGGGAACtatctgcctgtggatcctgtacCAGTAAATGAACATCTgtttctggcatcagtgggaaaggctgtgtgtagtgtgatgtgtgtgggtgtttgacACCCAGAGCAGGGTTTCCTTTTCTCAAAACAGAAGGGGAAGGCATATTTGGAGGATTTCCTGTATGAGGAGGCAATGACAGGGGAGCATGGCAGATAGTGGGTTGTAAAgggaataagtaaataaatctcatTGTAAAAAgatcaaaaataagtaaacagaacctcatgaaactgaaaagcttctgtaagtcaaaggacactatcaataatATGAGAgtcaacagatttggaaaagatcttcactcAACCTACAGTAGACAGAGGGTTAAACTCCAAAAcacataaagaactcaataagttaAGACACatacaatccaaataacccaattaaaaatggactacagatctaaacagaaatcGTTCCTCAGATGAATgttgaatgtctgagaagcatTTAAAAGCTAAAACTACAGCAACCAAAACAGAAACCTCATACTGTTCTCTCAGGTTTCCAAACTCATGCTGGCTCTTCTAGAACCAATTTTTAGTAGACAAAGAACTGCCATGGGGAAATGGGATTGGAGGCTCTCTCTCTTATTGTGacaaaagagaatgaaaaggGAGAAGGGCTTTCAAGCTGAGAGACATCACATgcaaagaaacacatacagagtcCCGAGGATTCGCCTCATGTTTATGGAAGACAGACATCAACTCTATTATTATCAGGTAAAAATTGAATAAAGGAAATTATGAATGTGTAGGATTACCTTTTATTTGTTGGTGAATACATTTGATCCTAAGATAAGGTTGAGTATTCAGAACTTCTTGCctgggattacacacacacacacacacacacagagagagagagagagagagagagagagagagagagagagagagagagagagagagagagagagaaagtgagagagagacagagagacagagagagtagggagaggaaagagagacagagagacagacagaaaaagacacttgttaaaaagtcttcagaaatacatgaaagaagttttatagtaaaattttttatttttatttatttttttatgtgtggtaTCTTCTTCAGGTTTTGCAAGTTTGTAGACCTTAAATTCAGTTATTTAGGTAAGATGTTTATCACCAGATTCTGTGTTTGGCACAACTTTTTTTAGAGGTAATATCCTTAATTCAAAAAGGATGTACAAAGAAATTAAGCCAAGCACACACATAACTGAAAAAGCTATGAAGAACACACTCCAATTAAAAGGAGATAAAGGCACAGGAGATGGCTTACTATGCATAGGAACTTGTCTACTTGGCACAGGAGCTGGTCTACTAGGCACAGGAGGTGGTCTACTTGGCACAGGATCTGGTTTACTAGGCACAGGAGCTGGTCTACTTGGCACAGGAGCTGGTTTACTAGGCACAGGAGCTGGTCTACTTGGCACAGGGGCTGGTTTACTAGGCACAGGAGCTGGTGTACTTGGCACAGGAGCTGGTCTACTAATCACAGGAAGTGGTCTGCAAGGCACAGGAGCTGGTCCAGTAGGCAGAGGAGCTGGCCCACTATGCACAGGAGCTGGTCCACTGTCTATACTACCTCCATTGCCACGTTGTCGACAGTCTGGGGGTTCCCATGTGACATCACAATGGCAGTGGTGTTTATTGTTGCAGAGTCCATGCATATGGCAAAAGGTTTTTGAACAGTTACTTGACAGAATCGACTGGTGGACACACTTTCTGTCAATACATAAATGCTGTGGAGCACAAGCTGTGCCATCGTTCACTGCTCCAATGTCATCTATGGTTATCCCAAAATGATAGTCTATAGTCCAGCAGGTGATATTACTGAAGTGAGTGGAATGCAACGTTTCATGGTTTCTCCTTTGGGGAAGTTCTGTCACATTCTCACACTGAATTCGCCCACAGAGTACATCAGCGAGTTCACATACTCTGTATTTATAGGTATCCATACCACAGTTACCAAAACGGTCACCCAGTGTGTTTATTTCCATGTAGCAAATTCCACTTGCACTTTGACTTCCTTTGCCAAAAATCTTCCGACACTGTTCATCATGTTGACGACACTCCTTCTTATAGCAATAACCACACAAGCAAGGGCTTCCGTCTTCTTTATACACATCTGCTGGACACTCAGCTGAAGTTCCATTGCACCACTCTGGAAGGTcacactcatttttctcttttctgcacATGGTGCCTGTTTGAAGAAACTGGCAATCTTGGCAACAAAGCCCAGAAGCACATTGAGCACCAGGTTTGAGAACACAGTCCTCGCTACAGCATGGATCTGTTGAACAGGATTCAGAGCTCCCACAATCACACTGCTCTCCTTCCTCAACCAAGTTATTCCCACACTTGGTCAGGTTTGTTGTTACTAGTGTTTCTGGGGTATCGTATAAGCATGTTCTTAGATAAAGGTTTGAATACAGATAATTATAACTACAGTTGCTGAATCTGGGGTAATCTGTTTTATAGGCATACATTAAGCATTTGTTTCGTCTCCCACAATAACAATCCTTTTTATCATGATACAAACCCAAGTTATGACCCATCTCATGTGCTGTAACGATTGCGACATCTAACACTTTATCAAACATATAAGTGTTAAGTCCACAGTTATTAATGTTACAAATGGTACCTATACTAGCTATCCCTAAAGTTCTACCATAATTATGTCTGACCACAAGGTGTATGATATCATATCTAATTTCTTTCCCAATTGCGGCTCGCTTCCAATTGCAGAAATCAGTTAGGACAGTATCCTCGTGTTTTTCTACATTGATAAGATTTCTTTGGCTCCACACTTCAAGTTTGGTTAAAACCACGTACAAACCTACTCGAAGATAAAAACCATTTATTAAGTTGACCATTTCCAACATATCTTGAATACAAACTGTGTTATTGTTATTTCTATGAACATATAGTTTATAGTCTATTACTACAAAATAGTCAATAAACCTGTGGTGGGTCCACCAATAAAAAAATGGGATCCTttgcaaaagtgttgaggcatcTCTTTCTTGAAGCTTCATTTGCCGTGCTATTTCCTCTTCAGTTAACCCGCATCTCATGGGAATTGATTCtgactcctcactgtccattttGTAAGCCAGATGTTCAAATGTTGAAGTTGAGCTCTTGGGCATGATCTCATAAGTTGTGCCATTTATCTCTAGTATGCCTTGCAAACTCCCAAAACAGGTGTTAACGATGACCAGGGATTCTGGGTCTTCATCCACATAGCCATGGTAGTAGCAGTCATTCTGCACAAAAGGCTGTTCTTCAAGGAGATCACCTTGGTCACTATAAGTGAGTAATAAGAAGTTTCTGGATATCAAGTATTTCTTGGGTTTCATAGTGATTATGTGTCTCTGTCCCTCAATGTGCAGGCTATAGGACAGCCAACCTGGGCTAATATTGTTTCTGCCAGTGACCTTCACCCTCAAGGGTATCACTACTTCTGGAAGGCTACTGTACTTAGCATGTCCAGTTGGTGAccatgcagagagaaagaacatcttCCACAGGCAGAACTTAAGGAACATGTTTCTTTCACGGACCAGGGCCTTAT encodes:
- the LOC117721916 gene encoding disintegrin and metalloproteinase domain-containing protein 26A-like, translated to MFLKFCLWKMFFLSAWSPTGHAKYSSLPEVVIPLRVKVTGRNNISPGWLSYSLHIEGQRHIITMKPKKYLISRNFLLLTYSDQGDLLEEQPFVQNDCYYHGYVDEDPESLVIVNTCFGSLQGILEINGTTYEIMPKSSTSTFEHLAYKMDSEESESIPMRCGLTEEEIARQMKLQERDASTLLQRIPFFYWWTHHRFIDYFVVIDYKLYVHRNNNNTVCIQDMLEMVNLINGFYLRVGLYVVLTKLEVWSQRNLINVEKHEDTVLTDFCNWKRAAIGKEIRYDIIHLVVRHNYGRTLGIASIGTICNINNCGLNTYMFDKVLDVAIVTAHEMGHNLGLYHDKKDCYCGRRNKCLMYAYKTDYPRFSNCSYNYLYSNLYLRTCLYDTPETLVTTNLTKCGNNLVEEGEQCDCGSSESCSTDPCCSEDCVLKPGAQCASGLCCQDCQFLQTGTMCRKEKNECDLPEWCNGTSAECPADVYKEDGSPCLCGYCYKKECRQHDEQCRKIFGKGSQSASGICYMEINTLGDRFGNCGMDTYKYRVCELADVLCGRIQCENVTELPQRRNHETLHSTHFSNITCWTIDYHFGITIDDIGAVNDGTACAPQHLCIDRKCVHQSILSSNCSKTFCHMHGLCNNKHHCHCDVTWEPPDCRQRGNGGSIDSGPAPVHSGPAPLPTGPAPVPCRPLPVISRPAPVPSTPAPVPSKPAPVPSRPAPVPSKPAPVPSRPAPVPSKPDPVPSRPPPVPSRPAPVPSRQVPMHSKPSPVPLSPFNWSVFFIAFSVMCVLGLISLYILFELRILPLKKVVPNTESGDKHLT